One Conger conger chromosome 7, fConCon1.1, whole genome shotgun sequence genomic window, TTTAAATTAGCACACATCTGCATAATCAAAGGACTAATTATTTCCATGGACTATACCCGCAATAGGTTTACATTTTCCTGCCCCTTCCAAAAGCAGCGAAATATGTACACAGCAACGAGCTGCGGctcaacaaatatttgaaaagCTATGAAGCTAGACCAGAATGTGAAGGTGGTCACAGCAGGCCACTCTGTGCACATAACGGGCCCTGTGTGAGTTGGGTTTTCCTGGCCTCCCTGCTACCTGCTTGTATCGGTCCTTGGCGTCCTCGTAGCGGCTCTGGTTGAAGCAGCGGTTTCCAAAGCAGCGCTGTGTTTTGACCACGTTCAGCACGGTGGACAGAGGAACAGTGTTCTGCTCTTCCTGGAAAGAGAGGGATTTTAGGCTAcaggagagcgggggggggggggcacagagcaAACCGCATCATCACACCCTCTTATCACACAGCACCCTTTGAGTGCTTTCGTCATAAATGGTCCAAAATGTTCATTTACCGCACAGCACGGTGGTGTTTGCTAAGCTGCAGCACTTGATTTTGCACGTTTTACAGTTGCTATGTCCGCTTAGGTGTTGGCACCGTCTGCAGGTCGGGCTCCTGTTTGTACGCAAGAAAGTCTCACATTTACGCCACAGCTGGAAGAAGGGCACTCACCCTAAAAATTTAactcaaaaatgtgtttcagctGTTGATTATTCCTCCAATAACGTATAATGTAGGGGGAAggatacatattttaaataacaaattgaaGAGAGAACAAAGACAACCCTCGTCTTACCATATAAGGACGTGTATCTAATTTGAACTTTGGGTATTGTACAATATTACCATGTTGTATCAAGACAACATGATAATATTGGGGGACACCATTTCATATCCTCTCATAGGGGGGGAATGCGCACCCCCCCTCCAGGatgtacatacatatgcacatgccCCAGCATGCTGACCGGAGTAAGCGCGAAGAAGTGGTCGACCTCGGCGGAGTCCAGGTAGTCGAGGATCTGCACCTCGTACAGCACGGTGGCGGAGGGGGGGATGAGTGGAGGGCAGCCGAACTCCCCGTACGCGTACTTGGGCAGGAAGAGGAAGCGGGAGAACTCCCCCTTCTTCATGGTCAGCACACCCACCTCCAGCCCGTACAGCGTCACATCTGGTGGACATCAGGAGGAAAGAGCAACAGAAGGCGAACACACTGAAACGGATGGATGGAAGAAGCACTCCAAACAGTAGTGCGAGTGATTCCAGTGTTTACTTCTGAAACTGTGGGTCACAGGAAGGGTTGAATTGGGTCTTGATGCttgtggaggagggagggggaaaaaacaacagaaaatactTCTGTACTATACACTCTCAATGGCCACTCAGATGAGTAATAATGCTTTGGTGTAAACACAGCTGGGATGACGtctgttaaaaacattttattacacatttgACCACATGCCTGGCTACAATTTAATAAATGTAGCCAGTTGGGGGAGTCCACTTCATACGCTAACCTATTTACAGCAAAAGCCAGGAATGGCTCAATCTGCAATCTACTGAGAGTACATGCCTGTCCCTGTTCTCCAGAACAAATCCTTAtagaaaaggttcaaagaagggcaactaaATTGGTTCCTGGTAGAAAACGTTATGAGTAAAGACTAAAGATACTTAATCTCTTCaagtttagtaaaaggagatTTAGAGGCGACCTGATTTTTAATCCTTTATGAATTTAATGCCTCAAAGTGAGCTATAAGAGATTGGCCAAGTTCTGTTAGTAGAACAAGGGGACATAAATGCAAATGAGCAAAAGGTAAATTCCAGAGAAATTAGGAAGTAttcttttcacacagagagtaatCATTTTGTGGAATAGCTGGCCGGGTCATGAAGTAGAGGCAGTAAAGGGTTTTgtagaccaggcttgatatagtTTGTAGGTAAACTAGCACTCTAGGTACACTCTACTGGTAGGAAAAGTGTGAgtattgttgggctgaatggcctgttctcatcaccATGTTATGGAATATGCCATTATGTTTTTCATAGGCCAAATGTACCTCTGCCCAGTTTCATCATTCGCGGGTACTTCAAATAGCTGGTGGTCTCAAATGGCTGGTCAGAATACTCCAGGTACGCAGAGAAATGAACTGTAAATTAGCACAGGCATTAACATCGTCAATATTCTTCTCTGTAGAATAAGATTGCATCAATGGAGCCGGTTGCTTGCTAAGATCTGATCATCCAGAAAAAACTTATACCAAAGAGCTTTGGTGTAGTTTCACAAGAAACAAATCTAAAATCTGCATTACACTATAAAAATATGACTgtaaaaagttaaaataaacaacaacaaaacatgcacactcactgtaGACTAGTGTGCAATGTCTATTATTGTCTGTGACTGATTATCAAAGTGCATTGCAGCAGTTTAAGAGGGAGGGCGGATGGATGGAGTACTTGACACGGATGCATCCCGTGGCACAGGGGAGCCTTCTCCAGCCTGGATCACCTCCTTTAGGATCCCCCCGTCCCCCAAAATGTCCTGCATCTGCTGAGCTAGGCGCTGAAAGGGGCTCTGGAACACCAAACGGAATACAGACGTGCATAGATCTGCTAACGATCCTCCTGCCTAAATTAGCGATAACTTGCATGTTCCTTATCAACGACCACTGCACACCATGCCATTTcatatctctgtgtgtgaaattaGCTATGTTAACTTACCATGTGTTCTTATATCGGACAACTAGCTACTTTGCAGCTATGCTACAAATATGCTGCCATTGTTTATTGCCGAGCAGTTAACCCGTGCATAATGCAGGGCGGCTGCAAGTCGTGCTGGATGTCTGTGCTAGCTTGCCAAGACACCCGGAATTGATGGTATGACTGAGGCAAGTTTGAGCTCCTGGACGTTACCTGCATGCCAGCCATTAGCCGCTCCCTTGGGTCTAGAAACTGCTGGATTCTAGATGCAAGGCCGTTTGCTGACATGATAGCTTTATTTTACAGATCAAAGTATCAACTCACGATTGCGTGGAGTGTTTTCTACCACTTCTACAAAACAACTTGCCGGCCTGGCAGGTAAGACTTGAGCGTGTcttgttttgttgaccatctcCATCCGGTATTCTTTGCCACGTGAGTTAATTTGTGTTTAGCATACGGCGGGAATCGAGCTACAAGCCACACTACAACGAAATTGGTTTGTGGACAGTTATGGAGGAGTTTAGCGGGCAGTATTTTCGTGACTTTCGTGATGACTTCGACACCTCCAGGAGTAAACTCGTTTCATAAAATATTGAACTTAACTGATATACAGTCGAACAAGATCATTCATTGAGGCATGAATGCTGAGTAGAAGAAGCACCTTATGGCAAACTCAGATTCAAGATCATGTGCTGAATTTCACCTCTCCAATATTACAGGGTGTAGAGATAGGCTTAGCCTACACATACAAATCAGTTtccaagattttttttaaatgccgaAAGCTGAAGTTGACGAATGCTAAAGTGTTCCAACTCCACTAGATGGTGGTGTTGTGTATAGCTGAACCCAGTGTTTGTTCGAATACTGTTGGGGAGCTTCCTAATGGCATTTCGTTATTTAATTGCCCACCATAACCTCAGACCTGGACAGAATGTATTAAAAGTTGTATTAAAAACTGGCTGGTACAATAATTAAATGCTTGTATGAAGTAAAATTCTGAGGGCTTGACCAGCAGTGGCTTAAAAGTCTTTACTTTTCATGGTTTTTACACAAAGCTCTTGAGTGCATGACAAAGGTACTCGCTGAACATACAGGTTGAAGCAAGCAGTTGAGTCCAGATGCTTCTGTGCATAAATAAAGCATGACAATTAATTTATAGTGCATAACTGAAATGACCGTGCACAGGATATAATTGTAGGCCTTTGCAAACAACCAGATCAGTTGATaaagaaaaaaggaggaaaaaatcAAGTGGAAAACTGCAgttttaataaagaaataatggaTTATTAAGGGATCTTTGAAATCACGGTGCTGCTGATCAAATTGCTATCATAGGAATTGAAGATTCaacatcaaaatgtttttcaaaatcaCACTCTTTATGGCAAATTCAGCCATGGTATTTTCATGAGGTACAGGTTAATACTAGCTGTTAtaagaaacatatttttagtCTCAAGAAATTGCTCAAAGtatttttgtgaagaaaaaaagcacTGCACATCGTTTTTATTCTTGCTGTGCgttatgtgaaaaaaaaaaaaaaaaatcaatttagaCGACACCAAAGAGACAATCTGATGCAAGCCTTGTGTAACAGTGCATATCCATTTCAAGATAAAGAAGAGTCTGACATAATATTATTAAAGGCATTTTGTTCACAAAAGTGAAGTTGAGACTGTAATAACTGAATGGTTTCCCGTTTTCCTATTATGGCTATAGACAATCAGTAAGGTCTCTTGGGTTGGATGACTCTGTGGAGAGGCAAAAAAAAGATCAATTTTCACCAGCTAGGTAGTCCATTGTTCACACAGTAATCCAGCAGACATTTTAGCGATTCTGAGAACATTGAGGTAAAAGTGATTCCGGCCCCGTTCCAAAGGATTCCTTTGCGGTGGAGCAACAATGCTCGGAACTCCAAGGCCGGCTATCCCCCACTCGGACTTCCAAAACAATGGACACTGGGATCTCATATTTCCTGGCTGTTTTACGGTACTGGTATGACTTCCACTGTTCACAAGGAGAAGAATGCCCAGGCTAGCTTTTGTCAACATGATGCTGATCCGCACAGACAGATAGGCTGTGCTGTGGAATGACATTAAAGCCACTGTAAATGCTTTTCTAACCAGACGGGGTTTCAAAAGTACCACAGGGGTCAGACGATTTGAGCATTATATAAACCAGCGTTCATATTTAAATGCCTGTGCAAGCAATCAAAAATAAGGAATAATAAGGaaatatcttttttcttttttttcagaaatacaGGTCAGAAAGCATATCCATCCTGACAATTTACTCTTGCAagcagcatttttaaaaatgtaactattTTCTGTCTTTATGGAAAGAATGAAGACAACACTTTATTGAAATTAACttttattaatataaaaatgtcaacCAAAATCTCTGCACAACAGAACAAAGGTAGATTtggtaatgtatttttatttatttttttgacattcaaaaaatatttatactttttttctctcagaatATTTAAACCCTATCTTGTCATCTTTATCCTGTTCACCACACTCGGCGTATACCGTATTTGGCTCACACTGTTGCTTAAAATCCAAACAATGGAACCCTTGCATGACAACAGAGCGCAAAAATCATGACAAATTCaacccctcacacccccccagGTTTGGATACCCCCCCCAGGTTTGGATAATTTCATGACATCTCACAGTggcataagaaaataaatataaatataacaaaCATAATCCAGATGCAATACCTTACAAAGAGTCCGGCCCGACACTTTATGCCATGAGGAAAATGTGCTCCAGTTTCCCCACAGCACATTGGTTTGTCCCTACTCCTCGTTTGTGCTCTCAAATGCAGATTAATATTTGCAGTACGTTAAGGTTTTGCTTAATATGTCGTTAAATCTCAAGGCTCTGTTAGTAAGGACAAAGACCATTTTTGAAGTTCACAGGAAGCAGGGAATTGTAGCCCGGTACGTAAGATTTATCAGATCAATGATTACACCATCAAACAATGAGCATGGCACTTTTGGAAAGACAGTGATGGTATGAAAATGTTCCTtttctcaaattaaaatgtaagagAGGCTTGAAATGTCCACCTCTCAACCAAAGGCCACAGCAGTTATTAGAACATTAGTCCTCATGAATCAACAGGTAGAATATGGACTCCGCTGCACCCTACCAGACCCACTATAGGATAACTgcaggtccacacacacacacccacacacccacacacacacacacacacacacacacccacacacgagCCAacggacacacgcacgcacacgcacacgacaCAGGCCATTGTATggcccagaaaaaaaaatatatatattccagTCCATACAGTGCTGTGAGTCATAATTTGATAAACCAGAATGCATCATCAAATGTGCCATTTAAATCAATTATAGAGCGGAGCTGCAATCCTTCAGTACGTATAGAGTCATTTCTAACAGTGTGAACAAACCCTagacaattaaaaacatttctagTTGAGTGCATTTCTAGTTCATAGCAGTTACTCCGGGCCAGGTTCATCCACATATTCTGCTTAGACACATGCACCACCGCCACTCCCTATATCTGtcacatttcatacatttacaACATCAACATTTATCATCACAATGGATTTCATtcccaggaaaaaaacaaaaacatactaAATCTACTCTCAAAAATagtttgatatttaaaaaataaaaatcaagagGAGCTCTCGAGAGATGCATTAGCCGCTCCTGAGTGCAGGCTTGGT contains:
- the fkbp6 gene encoding inactive peptidyl-prolyl cis-trans isomerase FKBP6 isoform X4 produces the protein MQDILGDGGILKEVIQAGEGSPVPRDASVSIHFSAYLEYSDQPFETTSYLKYPRMMKLGRDVTLYGLEVGVLTMKKGEFSRFLFLPKYAYGEFGCPPLIPPSATVLYEVQILDYLDSAEVDHFFALTPEEQNTVPLSTVLNVVKTQRCFGNRCFNQSRYEDAKDRYKQALTLLKNRESANEEEGRSIAAMQLPVFLNLSLTLLRLQRPLKALRYGQRALEVDPHNTKALFRCGQACLEMDDYEKAQDFLLMAQANKPFNTDINNMLKKLASCYKGFMDKEKEMCSKMFPHFHASSKK
- the fkbp6 gene encoding inactive peptidyl-prolyl cis-trans isomerase FKBP6 isoform X3; its protein translation is MSPFQRLAQQMQDILGDGGILKEVIQAGEGSPVPRDASVSIHFSAYLEYSDQPFETTSYLKYPRMMKLGRDVTLYGLEVGVLTMKKGEFSRFLFLPKYAYGEFGCPPLIPPSATVLYEVQILDYLDSAEVDHFFALTPEEQNTVPLSTVLNVVKTQRCFGNRCFNQSRYEDAKDRYKQALTLLKNRESANEEEGRSIAAMQLPVFLNLSLTLLRLQRPLKALRYGQRALEVDPHNTKALFRCGQACLEMDDYEKAQDFLLMAQANKPFNTDINNMLKKLASCYKGFMDKEKEMCSKMFPHFHASSKK
- the fkbp6 gene encoding inactive peptidyl-prolyl cis-trans isomerase FKBP6 isoform X2, producing MSANGLASRIQQFLDPRERLMAGMQSPFQRLAQQMQDILGDGGILKEVIQAGEGSPVPRDASVSIHFSAYLEYSDQPFETTSYLKYPRMMKLGRDVTLYGLEVGVLTMKKGEFSRFLFLPKYAYGEFGCPPLIPPSATVLYEVQILDYLDSAEVDHFFALTPEEQNTVPLSTVLNVVKTQRCFGNRCFNQSRYEDAKDRYKQALTLLKNRESANEEEGRSIAAMQLPVFLNLSLTLLRLQRPLKALRYGQRALEVDPHNTKALFRCGQACLEMDDYEKAQDFLLMAQANKPFNTDINNMLKKLARSRRERISHCCLNRRL
- the fkbp6 gene encoding inactive peptidyl-prolyl cis-trans isomerase FKBP6 isoform X1, coding for MSANGLASRIQQFLDPRERLMAGMQSPFQRLAQQMQDILGDGGILKEVIQAGEGSPVPRDASVSIHFSAYLEYSDQPFETTSYLKYPRMMKLGRDVTLYGLEVGVLTMKKGEFSRFLFLPKYAYGEFGCPPLIPPSATVLYEVQILDYLDSAEVDHFFALTPEEQNTVPLSTVLNVVKTQRCFGNRCFNQSRYEDAKDRYKQALTLLKNRESANEEEGRSIAAMQLPVFLNLSLTLLRLQRPLKALRYGQRALEVDPHNTKALFRCGQACLEMDDYEKAQDFLLMAQANKPFNTDINNMLKKLASCYKGFMDKEKEMCSKMFPHFHASSKK